Genomic window (Gelria sp. Kuro-4):
GTTACCCGGTGTTCAGCGAGGGACCGCTTTTGGCCGAAGCCCGCTTGGTACGCCTGCCCCTCCTGCCGGAGAACGACTACCTGGTTGACTTTGCAGCCATCGACCCGGAGGAGGCGCGGCGCGCCAAACTGATGATCGTCTCTTACCCCAACAACCCCACCACCGCCCTGGCCCCACCCGCGTTTTACCGGGATCTCATCGCCTTCGCCAAGGAGTACGACATCCTGGTTCTGCACGATAACGCGTACTGTGAGCTCACCTTCGACGGCCGCCGTACAGAGAGCTTTCTCTCTTACCCGGGCGCCAAAGAGGTCGGCATTGAGTTCAACTCTCTCTCCAAGACCTATGGTCTGGCCGGGGCCCGCATCGGCTTCGCCTTGGGCAACCGGGACATGATCGCCGCCCTGGCCGCCCTCAAGGCACACGTGGACTACGGGATGTTCATCCCCATCCAAAGGGCCGCCTGCGCGGCTTTAAACGGCCCGCAGGATGAGGTGGCTGCGACGCGCGCCGCCTATGAGCGCCGGCGGGACCTCTTGGTGGAGGGACTCGCCGCCTTAGGCTGGGCGGTGCCGAAACCACCAGGCACCATGTTCGTCTGGGCGCCCATTCCGGAGCGCTTTTCCTCCTCGAGGGAGTTTACCCTGGAGCTCATGGAAAAAAGCGGGGTTATCGTGGTGCCAGGCGCCGCTTTCGGCCCCGCCGGCGACCGGCACGTGCGCCTCGCCCTGGTACAGCCGGAGGATACGATCCGGGACGCTCTCACCAGCCTCAAGGCAAGCCGCCTTTTCAGTTAAACTTCCATGCTGCCAGGGCGGTACCGGGGGGAAAAGCTTCTCAGCCCCTCGGACCGGTCCCATTTCACGCTGAAATCGGCCGAGAACGTACTGGAGGTTATCGCGTGGCAAAATGGGCTTTGGTTTCTGACTTTGACGGTACGGCCAGCCTTACCGACGTGGGCGACGCCATCGTACGTACCTACGCCGGACCTAAAGCCTGGCGGGAGGTGGACGGCGCCATTCGTCGGGGCGAACTCACCACCAAGGGCGCCTATGAGGTGGTGTACGACCGCATCCGGGTGAGCGCTGCAGAGCTGGGGGAGTTCGTCCTGCGCTTTCCGCTTGACCCCCACTTTGCAGCCGCCGCCGAGC
Coding sequences:
- a CDS encoding aminotransferase class I/II-fold pyridoxal phosphate-dependent enzyme — protein: MQLADRMTPLASAIFAELTQRKRELQAAGRPVFDFSVGSPDRAPALHVRRALAEAALDPASYRYAIKDEPELLAAAAAWYRRRFAVELDPATEIISLLGSQDGLAHLALALINPGDTVLVPDPGYPVFSEGPLLAEARLVRLPLLPENDYLVDFAAIDPEEARRAKLMIVSYPNNPTTALAPPAFYRDLIAFAKEYDILVLHDNAYCELTFDGRRTESFLSYPGAKEVGIEFNSLSKTYGLAGARIGFALGNRDMIAALAALKAHVDYGMFIPIQRAACAALNGPQDEVAATRAAYERRRDLLVEGLAALGWAVPKPPGTMFVWAPIPERFSSSREFTLELMEKSGVIVVPGAAFGPAGDRHVRLALVQPEDTIRDALTSLKASRLFS